One Bradyrhizobium sp. ISRA464 genomic window carries:
- a CDS encoding TRAP transporter permease → MSSETVAVIGFVSLFVLMLLRVPVGMAMGLVGITGFGYLTGFEPALKLVGQTTMRTVTDYSFGVIPMFLLMGAFVSVSGISRELFRAANTFVGHWKGGLGIATIAACGGFAAISGSSVATAATFSAVAYPEMRRFGYPQSFSTGVIAVGGTLGAMLPPSTVLAVYGIITQQDIGKLFIAGVIPGLLAILMHMITIGIIGVTRPGFLPAGPKAKWHERVLALRDVWAPLLLFLFVIGGLYGGFFVPTEAGAVGAVGAFIIGILRGRLSKDGILQSLLQATRTAAAVFTVLIGALCFGYFLTITQTPQNVTAFFTGLGIGPYGVLALILLMYIVLGCLMDAMAMVILTVPIVFPVVTSLGFDSIWFGIIIVMTVELGLIHPPVGMNVFVIKSVIKDVNMSTIFAGVLPFVITDLIRLVILILFPLLATWLPQRMIG, encoded by the coding sequence ATGAGCAGCGAGACCGTAGCCGTCATCGGCTTTGTCAGCCTGTTCGTGCTGATGCTGTTGCGCGTCCCCGTCGGCATGGCGATGGGCCTCGTCGGCATCACCGGCTTTGGCTATCTCACCGGCTTCGAGCCGGCGCTGAAACTGGTCGGCCAGACCACGATGCGCACGGTGACGGACTATTCCTTCGGCGTGATCCCGATGTTCCTGCTGATGGGCGCCTTCGTGTCCGTCTCCGGCATCAGCCGCGAGTTGTTCCGCGCCGCCAATACGTTCGTCGGCCACTGGAAGGGCGGGCTCGGCATTGCGACCATCGCCGCCTGCGGCGGCTTTGCCGCGATCTCCGGTTCGTCGGTCGCGACCGCCGCGACATTTTCCGCGGTGGCCTATCCCGAGATGCGCCGCTTCGGCTATCCGCAATCGTTCTCGACCGGCGTGATCGCGGTTGGCGGCACCCTGGGGGCGATGCTGCCGCCGTCCACGGTGCTTGCGGTCTATGGCATCATCACCCAGCAGGATATCGGCAAGCTGTTCATCGCGGGCGTCATCCCGGGCCTGCTCGCGATCCTCATGCACATGATCACGATCGGCATCATCGGGGTGACGCGGCCCGGATTCCTGCCGGCGGGGCCAAAGGCCAAATGGCACGAGCGTGTCCTGGCGCTGCGCGATGTCTGGGCGCCGTTGCTGCTGTTTCTGTTCGTGATCGGCGGCCTCTACGGCGGCTTCTTTGTCCCGACCGAAGCCGGCGCGGTCGGTGCGGTCGGCGCCTTCATCATCGGCATCCTCCGCGGCAGGCTCTCCAAGGACGGTATCCTGCAATCGCTGCTGCAGGCGACCCGCACGGCGGCCGCCGTGTTCACCGTGCTGATCGGCGCGCTCTGCTTCGGCTATTTCCTCACCATCACCCAGACGCCGCAGAACGTCACCGCCTTTTTCACCGGGCTCGGCATCGGCCCCTATGGCGTGCTGGCGCTGATCCTGCTGATGTATATTGTGCTGGGCTGCCTGATGGACGCGATGGCGATGGTGATCCTCACCGTGCCGATCGTGTTCCCGGTCGTCACCTCGCTCGGCTTCGATTCAATCTGGTTCGGCATCATCATCGTGATGACGGTCGAACTCGGCCTGATCCATCCGCCGGTCGGCATGAACGTGTTCGTGATCAAGAGCGTGATCAAGGACGTCAACATGTCGACGATCTTTGCCGGTGTGCTGCCCTTCGTGATCACCGATCTGATCCGGCTGGTGATCCTGATCTTGTTCCCGCTGCTCGCGACCTGGTTGCCGCAGCGCATGATTGGCTAG